One window of the Zea mays cultivar B73 chromosome 3, Zm-B73-REFERENCE-NAM-5.0, whole genome shotgun sequence genome contains the following:
- the LOC103650533 gene encoding aspartic proteinase nepenthesin-1, whose amino-acid sequence MARTLLWLALLCAALAFCTRAAGLRLELTHVDAKQNCSTEERMRRATERTHRRLASMGEASAPVHWAESQYIAEYLIGDPPQQAEAIIDTGSNLIWTQCSTCQPAGCFSQNLSFYDPSRSRTARPVACNDTACALGSETRCARDNKACAVLTAYGAGVIGGVLGTEAFTFQPQSENVSLAFGCIAATRLTPGSLDGASGIIGLGRGNLSLVSQLGDNKFSYCLTPYFSQSTNTSRLFVGASAGLSSGGAPATSVPFLKNPDVDPFSTFYYLPLTGITVGDAKLAVPEAAFDLRQVATGLWAGTLIDSGSPFTSLVDVAYQALRDELVQQLGASIVPPPAGAEGLDLCAAVAHGDVGKLVPPLVLHFGSGGGDVAVPPENYWGPVDDSTACMVVFSSGGPNSTLPMNETTIIGNYMQQDMHLLYDLEKGMLSFQPADCSSM is encoded by the coding sequence ATGGCGAGAACCTTGTTGTGGCTCGCGCTCTTGTGCGCCGCCTTGGCGTTTTGCACCCGTGCAGCAGGCCTCCGGCTCGAGCTCACCCACGTCGACGCCAAGCAGAACTGCAGCACCGAGGAGCGCATGCGCCGCGCCACGGAGCGCACCCACCGCCGGCTGGCGTCCATGGGCGAGGCGAGCGCGCCCGTCCACTGGGCCGAGTCGCAGTACATCGCGGAGTACCTCATCGGCGACCCGCCGCAGCAGGCGGAGGCCATCATCGACACCGGCAGCAACCTCATCTGGACGCAGTGCTCGACCTGCCAGCCGGCCGGCTGCTTCAGCCAGAACCTCTCCTTCTACGACCCGTCCCGGTCGCGCACGGCCAGGCCCGTGGCGTGCAACGACACCGCGTGCGCGCTCGGCTCCGAGACCCGGTGCGCGCGCGACAACAAGGCGTGCGCCGTGCTCACCGCCTACGGCGCCGGGGTCATCGGCGGGGTCCTCGGCACCGAGGCGTTCACGTTCCAGCCGCAGTCGGAGAACGTGAGCCTCGCCTTCGGGTGCATCGCCGCGACCAGGCTCACGCCGGGCTCCCTGGACGGCGCGTCCGGCATCATCGGGCTGGGCAGGGGCAACCTGTCGCTGGTGTCCCAGCTCGGAGACAACAAGTTCTCGTACTGCCTCACGCCCTACTTCAGCCAAAGCACGAACACGAGCCGCCTGTTCGTCGGCGcgtccgccggcctgagcagcgggggCGCGCCGGCCACGTCCGTGCCGTTCCTCAAGAACCCTGACGTCGACCCGTTCAGCACGTTCTACTACCTTCCCCTCACTGGCATCACGGTGGGGGATGCCAAGCTCGCCGTCCCCGAGGCCGCGTTTGACCTCCGGCAGGTCGCGACGGGGCTGTGGGCGGGTACGCTCATCGACTCGGGCTCCCCGTTCACGAGCCTCGTCGACGTGGCGTACCAGGCACTGAGAGATGAGCTCGTTCAGCAGCTGGGCGCCAGCATcgtgccgccgccggccggggcgGAAGGGCTCGACCTGTGCGCGGCCGTGGCGCATGGGGACGTCGGGAAGCTGGTACCCCCGCTGGTCCTGCATTTTGGAAGCGGCGGCGGGGACGTCGCGGTGCCGCCAGAGAATTACTGGGGGCCCGTGGACGATAGCACGGCGTGCATGGTGGTGTTCAGCTCGGGCGGGCCAAACAGCACGCTGCCCATGAACGAGACCACCATCATCGGCAACTACATGCAGCAGGACATGCACCTGCTCTATGACCTCGAAAAAGGCATGCTCTCCTTCCAGCCGGCGGACTGCAGCTCCATGTGA